Proteins co-encoded in one Juglans regia cultivar Chandler chromosome 16, Walnut 2.0, whole genome shotgun sequence genomic window:
- the LOC109004518 gene encoding silicon efflux transporter LSI2-like, protein MALATSVNVVLGSLAFAIFWVLAVFPAVPFLPIGRTAGSLLGAMLMVIFRIITPNQAYAAIDLPILGLLFGTMLVSVYLEKADMFKYLGKLLSWKSKGAKDLIFRICLISAISSALFTNDTSCVVLTEFVLKIARQHNLPPHPFLLALASSSNIGSSVTPIGNPQNLVIAVQSKISFGNFLIGILPAMLSGVVANSLILIFMYWRLLSIPKDEEDAAIEVVAEEDLNSHRFSPATMSHFTSSSSQEWNSTMEAINVQSPLDINRNMGHVETIRNRLTPSENDIHSVHSDMLESARNSNASKEVANDASSQKREETTTSHNAASVERLRDALSVQSSEVKEDLTLRWRRMWNSCVYLVTIGMLIALLMGLNMSWTAITAALALVVLDFKDARPCLAKVSYLLLIFFCGMFITVDGFNKTGIPSTLWDLMEPYAQIDRVSGIAVLAIIILILSNLASNVPTVLLLGGRVAASAAAISVADEKKAWLILAWVSTIAGNLSLLGSAANLIVCEQARQAPHLGYTLSFWSHLKFGVPSTLIVTAVGLALIR, encoded by the exons ATGGCCTTGGCTACTTCTGTGAATGTGGTTCTAGGCTCTCTTGCTTTCGCAATCTTCTGGGTTTTGGCAGTTTTCCCTGCAGTTCCTTTTCTACCAATTGGGAGGACTGCAGGGTCCCTCCTTGGAGCCATGCTGATGGTTATATTTCGAATCATAACTCCAAATCAAGCATATGCTGCAATTGATCTCCCAATACTTGGTCTCCTCTTTGGGACAATGCTTGTCAGTGTCTATCTCGAAAAGGCTGATATGTTCAAGTACTTGGGAAAGTTGCTCTCATGGAAGAGTAAAGGAGCAAAGGACTTAATTTTTCGAATCTGCTTGATTTCTGCCATTTCAAGTGCGCTTTTCACTAATGATACCTCCTGCGTAGTTTTGACCgagtttgttttgaaaattgcgAGGCAACATAATCTCCCACCTCATCCTTTCCTTCTTGCTCTGGCATCTAGTTCGAATATTGGGTCTTCAGTAACTCCAATTGGCAACCCCCAAAACTTGGTTATAGCTGTTCAGAGTAAGATATCTTTCGGGAATTTTCTAATCGGCATTCTCCCTGCAATGCTCTCGGGAGTTGTTGCCAACAGTCTAATTCTTATATTCATGTACTGGAGGTTGCTATCTATtccaaaagatgaagaagatgcgGCTATAGAAGTTGTTGCGGAGGAGGACCTGAATTCTCATCGCTTTTCACCAGCCACCATGTCACATTTTACATCCTCGAGTTCTCAGGAATGGAACTCTACAATGGAAGCTATAAATGTGCAAAGCCCTCTTGACATAAATAGGAATATGGGCCATGTTGAGACCATTAGAAATCGATTAACTCCCAGTGAGAATGATATCCACAGTGTCCATAGTGATATGTTGGAGTCTGCGAGAAATTCTAATGCATCAAAAGAAGTGGCTAATGATGCATCTTCTcaaaaaagggaagaaaccACTACTTCACACAATGCTGCATCAGTGGAGAGACTAAGAGATGCACTTTCTGTACAGTCTTCAGAAGTTAAGGAAGATTTGACCTTGAGATGGAGAAGGATGTGGAATTCATGCGTTTACCTTGTCACGATAGGGATGTTGATTGCTTTGCTTATGGGTCTGAATATGTCGTGGACTGCAATTACTGCTGCACTTGCTCTCGTGGTTCTTGATTTCAAGGATGCTAGGCCATGCCTTGCAAAG GTCTCctatttacttttaattttcttctgtGGAATGTTTATCACGGTTGATGGCTTCAACAAAACTGGCATCCCAAGTACTCTATGGGACTTAATGGAGCCCTATGCGCAAATTGATCGGGTTAGTGGGATAGCAGTCCTGGCCATTATCATACTCATCTTGTCAAATTTGGCTTCAAACGTACCAACTG TTCTCTTACTTGGAGGAAGAGTGGCAGCATCTGCAGCTGCAATTTCCGTAGCTGATGAGAAAAAGGCATGGCTTATTTTAGCTTGGGTCAGCACGATAGCTGGGAACCTCTCATTATTAGGATCAGCTGCCAACTTAATAGTGTGTGAACAGGCTCGCCAAGCTCCACACCTTGGGTACACTTTATCCTTTTGGAGCCATCTCAAATTTGGAGTACCCTCGACTCTTATAGTCACCGCTGTTGGTTTGGCACTTATAAGATGA